CTGAGTGCTAGGTCAGTTATCTATTTAAGCTTTACCTCTACAGCCGGAAAATATTACTCCCCATTCCTAATAGCTCATACCAACATCGTTTTCCGTTGCTTCCAGCGTTGTCTCAAACCTACCACTAGGAGTCCACTGGACTGCTCCATCACGCTCGGTTGTATAGACTTGGGTTTTGATTTTTCGCAGCTCTTGCGTCGTTTCTGGATCGATAGTTGCGGAGGCAGCGATCGCTACCTTGGGTTGCATCTTTTGCAATATATCAGCTTGTAAATTTTCTCCAGACCACCAAAGCACCTGGGCTGGAGGTAATTGTTTCAGAAGCGCTAACTTTCTTTCCTTTTCCTCTGGCTTAAAATTTCCCACCACTAACCAAATCTGGTTGCCGATTTGTAGTTGCACTACTGGTGGTTGGCTACTAATTAACTTGATGACTGAAGCTCCAATTGGTACACTCTGACCAACTGGCAAAGCTTGAGTTGGAATCTTCACGCCTAGAGTCGAAAGTTTACCAATAGAAGCAGTGTTAGCATAAAAGCTTGACACTGGGAGCCGTTCCAAAATTTTAGGCCAGCCACTTCTAGAACTAAGTTGAGAATCTGTTACCACAGCCCAGTCAATTTGATTGACGCCCTGCTGTTGTAAAAAAGGCAGCACAGTAAAATTAGCTGTACTATCATCCCCACTATTAACCAGGGTGACTTCTCCTTTGTCTTGAATCACCAAAACTGGCTCTCCCGGCGTAGAAAGCACCGTGACTCGAAATAAAGTTGCTTTTGTCTGCCAAACTGGGACAACCACTAAACTGGCAGCAATTAGACCCGCAAACCACCAACGCCGACGCCACCATTTGCTCAGCGAAGCCAGAGCAATTAGTCCGTATAGAGCTAACAGTTGCAAAATAGAGATGGTACCGACAGCAACAGAATTTCCTGGTAACTGGGAAAAAAATTCCACTAGCAGAATCAGCCCTTGGGATGGGTAATAGAGCAACCAAGCCAAGGCACTGCCAGCTAAGGGCCAGATCAATGATGCTAAGGCGCTGATAATTCCACCAATACTAATGATGGAGATTAAAGGGGTGCTTATTATGTTTGCCAGGATGCTGTAAGGAGATACTAGACCAAAGACATAAAGTTGTAGGGGTAAAACCCAGGGAAAAACGGCTATTGGAAGCGCAATCAAAGATGCGATCGCGGGTGGTAACCAATCCAGCCATTTTGTAACCGTAGGTACTGCAACTAATAATCCTAGGGTGGCTAAAAAACTCAGTTGAAAACCTAAATCCCAAATCCATAGGGGATTAAACAGCAACAAGAGAGTGGCAGCAAGTAGGAGCGAACCCAGCGGCTTTACCTTTCGTTCCATCGCCAAAGCAATTAAAGCTCCGACACCCATCACTCCAGCTCGAACCACAGAAGGCTGCAACCCCGTTAAACCTACAAAAACAAGTAGGGCAGTGAACCCAATGATAAATTGCGATCGCACCGAAAAACGCTGGGTCAGAGCCACCACCACACCCAGAATCAAAGAAATTTGAAACCCAGACGCTGCAAGGGCATGAGCCAAACCACTCTGGATAAATTTATTGCGAACATCGTAGGGTAAATCTACCGCCTGATTCCCCAACACCATCGAACTGACCAGCTGACCCTCTGGACTGCCTAACCAACGTACTTGAGATTGAATGATCCGCCGCCGGATAGTCCAAAATCCCCAGGGACGTTTTTCTGGTTCATTAACAAAGCTAACTTGACGTCCGCTGAGACCGGCAAACCCACCTTCTCTTTTTAGGTAAGCTTGAAAGTCAAAGGCTCCTGGATTGGCAGCAGGCTTAGGTTTATACAAGACTCCAGTTACTGCTATTTCTTGACCTGGATATAAACCCGTCGCTTGCAGTAATGGCAAAGTCACGTATAACTTACCAGTTACCCCTTGGCTGACATCAGCAGGTTTGTTGTTGCCGTTCTTGACCTCATTTAATTTTGTCGCTTCCAGCCAAAACTGCGATCGCTGACTTTGCGTCAGACGGGGTGGAGTTGCAATCTTGCCTTGAACAGTGACAACCTGCTCTTGGCCTCTAATATTTTGGGCAGACACAAACTTGCTAATGTTATTCGCCGCTGGTTG
This is a stretch of genomic DNA from Coleofasciculus sp. FACHB-T130. It encodes these proteins:
- a CDS encoding ComEC/Rec2 family competence protein; this translates as MNLANGVILSLAYILGLLSTGLPWGKYGILALGIGAAVVLPRFWRTGPKARVWLVAGVVGLLAALYFQMRMPQPAANNISKFVSAQNIRGQEQVVTVQGKIATPPRLTQSQRSQFWLEATKLNEVKNGNNKPADVSQGVTGKLYVTLPLLQATGLYPGQEIAVTGVLYKPKPAANPGAFDFQAYLKREGGFAGLSGRQVSFVNEPEKRPWGFWTIRRRIIQSQVRWLGSPEGQLVSSMVLGNQAVDLPYDVRNKFIQSGLAHALAASGFQISLILGVVVALTQRFSVRSQFIIGFTALLVFVGLTGLQPSVVRAGVMGVGALIALAMERKVKPLGSLLLAATLLLLFNPLWIWDLGFQLSFLATLGLLVAVPTVTKWLDWLPPAIASLIALPIAVFPWVLPLQLYVFGLVSPYSILANIISTPLISIISIGGIISALASLIWPLAGSALAWLLYYPSQGLILLVEFFSQLPGNSVAVGTISILQLLALYGLIALASLSKWWRRRWWFAGLIAASLVVVPVWQTKATLFRVTVLSTPGEPVLVIQDKGEVTLVNSGDDSTANFTVLPFLQQQGVNQIDWAVVTDSQLSSRSGWPKILERLPVSSFYANTASIGKLSTLGVKIPTQALPVGQSVPIGASVIKLISSQPPVVQLQIGNQIWLVVGNFKPEEKERKLALLKQLPPAQVLWWSGENLQADILQKMQPKVAIAASATIDPETTQELRKIKTQVYTTERDGAVQWTPSGRFETTLEATENDVGMSY